The Haloplanus sp. CK5-1 genome contains a region encoding:
- a CDS encoding DUF91 domain-containing protein: MPDAIRAFAGDCTVETDDRTYRGRVLVLVKPDRTVLVHDAGGYQPVAWLTRADSVTVERDGPGVGLTARLDDRRLRVTADRIRKSVYRASAAGVPVGTHPESGGALIRADGAVVDADTDTRYPLVAGATVLDSACSDCGLPLVSVDRGATFEVCIDRACQPLDGVVRERFDRAWTCPDCGDDLRIIRRKGRLLAGCDGYPDCETAFTVPAGVFVDDCPCGLPVFETATGRRCLDGTCDRWDG; the protein is encoded by the coding sequence ATGCCAGACGCCATCCGCGCGTTCGCCGGCGACTGTACCGTCGAGACCGACGACCGGACCTACCGGGGGCGGGTGCTCGTCCTCGTCAAGCCCGACCGGACCGTCCTCGTCCACGACGCAGGCGGGTACCAGCCGGTGGCGTGGCTCACCCGTGCCGACAGCGTCACCGTCGAACGGGACGGTCCGGGGGTCGGTCTCACCGCCCGTCTCGACGACCGCCGACTCCGGGTGACCGCCGACCGAATCCGAAAGTCGGTGTACCGGGCGTCGGCGGCGGGCGTCCCCGTCGGCACCCACCCCGAGTCCGGGGGAGCCCTGATCAGGGCGGACGGTGCGGTCGTCGACGCCGATACCGACACTCGGTATCCGCTGGTCGCCGGGGCGACCGTCCTCGATTCGGCCTGTTCGGACTGCGGTCTGCCACTCGTGTCCGTCGACCGCGGCGCGACGTTCGAGGTGTGTATCGACCGCGCCTGCCAGCCACTCGACGGGGTCGTTCGCGAACGGTTCGACCGCGCGTGGACGTGTCCGGACTGCGGGGACGACCTCCGGATCATCCGGCGCAAGGGTCGCCTGCTCGCGGGCTGTGACGGCTACCCCGACTGCGAGACGGCCTTCACCGTTCCCGCGGGCGTCTTCGTCGACGACTGTCCGTGTGGTCTCCCGGTCTTCGAGACGGCGACGGGGAGGCGGTGTCTGGACGGCACCTGCGACCGGTGGGACGGCTGA
- a CDS encoding tryptophan--tRNA ligase, whose translation MTRDTPQDADSEAPSDAAVDETAADNAATDGGTAAGADDVALDPWGSSTVADYRKLFDEFGIEAFDEVLPDVPEPHYLMRRGVIFGHRDYRPVARALREGEDAAVLSGFMPTGDPHIGHKLVFDEIVWHQERGADAYGLIADLEAHSARGLSWDEIDEHARDYLLSLLALGFDPEEGELYRQSTNREVQDLAFELGSKARFAEFEGIYGFDGETSVSHMQSVVTQIADILYPQLEEPKPTVIPVGPDQDPHMRLARDVAARTRYFKVTEAYASFAADPGERDHLAAAYGALASDDGDPVRCADAADWLDTEMTPDADRDAAIEKLRAAGKEPLRPRVRFLDRNATEEAFDALIEAIPGEKRRYDEHVDAFGMDRAAAEELAREVELDHGGYGFRAPSSIYHRFMTGLTGGKMSSSVPASHISLLDDPEDGYDKVKAATTGGRETAEKQRELGGEADDCPVYELYAYLLAGDDDDFATEVYEECVGGERLCGGCKEQAAELMREFLEDHQEKREEMEAVLEDVDIDLDSDRRGVAGDDH comes from the coding sequence ATGACACGAGACACCCCGCAGGACGCCGACAGCGAGGCCCCGAGCGACGCGGCCGTCGACGAGACGGCCGCCGACAACGCCGCGACCGACGGTGGCACCGCCGCCGGCGCGGACGACGTCGCGCTCGACCCCTGGGGGTCGTCGACCGTCGCCGACTACCGCAAACTGTTCGACGAGTTCGGCATCGAGGCCTTCGACGAGGTTCTCCCCGACGTGCCGGAGCCCCACTACCTGATGCGCCGGGGGGTCATCTTCGGCCACCGCGACTACCGCCCCGTCGCCCGTGCCCTCCGCGAGGGCGAGGACGCGGCCGTCCTCTCGGGCTTTATGCCCACCGGCGACCCCCACATCGGTCACAAACTCGTCTTCGACGAGATCGTCTGGCACCAGGAGCGGGGCGCGGACGCCTACGGCCTGATCGCCGACCTCGAAGCCCACAGCGCCCGTGGCCTCTCGTGGGACGAGATCGACGAGCACGCCCGCGACTACCTGCTCTCCCTGCTCGCCCTCGGCTTCGATCCCGAGGAGGGGGAACTCTACCGCCAGTCGACCAACCGCGAGGTGCAGGACCTCGCGTTCGAACTCGGATCGAAGGCCAGATTCGCCGAGTTCGAGGGCATCTACGGCTTCGACGGCGAGACCTCAGTCTCGCACATGCAGTCCGTCGTCACGCAGATAGCCGACATCCTCTACCCCCAACTGGAGGAGCCCAAGCCGACGGTCATCCCGGTCGGCCCGGATCAGGACCCCCACATGCGGCTGGCGCGGGACGTGGCCGCGCGGACGCGCTACTTCAAAGTGACCGAGGCGTACGCCTCCTTCGCGGCCGATCCCGGGGAACGCGACCACCTCGCGGCCGCCTACGGCGCACTCGCCTCCGACGACGGGGATCCGGTTCGCTGTGCGGACGCCGCCGACTGGCTCGATACGGAGATGACTCCCGACGCCGACCGCGACGCCGCCATCGAGAAACTCCGGGCGGCCGGAAAGGAACCGCTCCGTCCTCGGGTCCGTTTCCTCGACCGCAACGCCACCGAGGAGGCGTTCGACGCGCTGATCGAGGCGATACCGGGCGAGAAACGCCGGTACGACGAACACGTCGACGCCTTCGGGATGGATCGGGCGGCCGCGGAGGAACTCGCCCGCGAGGTGGAACTCGACCACGGCGGCTACGGCTTCCGTGCGCCCTCCTCGATCTACCACCGCTTCATGACCGGACTGACGGGCGGGAAGATGTCCTCCTCCGTGCCGGCGAGTCACATCTCCCTGCTCGACGACCCCGAGGACGGCTACGACAAAGTAAAGGCGGCGACGACGGGTGGCCGCGAGACGGCCGAGAAACAGCGGGAACTCGGCGGCGAGGCCGACGACTGCCCCGTCTACGAACTGTACGCCTACCTGCTGGCCGGCGACGACGACGACTTCGCGACCGAGGTGTACGAGGAGTGTGTCGGCGGCGAGCGGCTCTGTGGCGGCTGCAAAGAGCAGGCCGCCGAACTCATGCGCGAGTTCCTCGAAGACCACCAAGAGAAACGCGAGGAGATGGAGGCGGTCCTTGAGGACGTCGACATCGACCTCGACTCGGACCGGCGGGGCGTCGCCGGCGACGACCACTGA
- a CDS encoding phenylalanine--tRNA ligase subunit alpha, with product MRLPDSQIAVLEAASATDERTIAQLSESTDLDPATVTGAAFDLEDEGLVTVSASESVSHEVTEEGATYAEAGLPEVRLYRAALAAGADDTPVPMGQVIGAADLDGPEVDIALANYARKSYGDVDSGEITADPDADPDADPEAAALASLSSGDGEEPHSSGSRPQAVEESDALDGLVRRGLVDRRERAVRSVTLTDAGVTALMEGVETAETVDRLTPEMLTSGEWRDAEFSAYNVEADAPEERGGSVHILRQTAERVKETLVGMGFREMEGPHADSEFWINDCLFMPQDHPARTHWDQFALDVPPMESIPEDLLDRVRSAHLEGVGEDGQGYHSPWTEEVARAVDLRGHTTSLSMRYLSGTEIGDLEPPERFFSVEKVYRNDTLDPTHLLEFFQIEGWVMAENLSVRDLMGTFEEFYRQFGITDLEFKPHYNPYTEPSFELFGTHPETGELIEIGNSGMFREEVLRPLGVECDVMAWGLALERLLMLMYGFDDIRDVHGTLCDLDLLRTTEVLH from the coding sequence ATGCGACTTCCGGACTCACAGATCGCGGTGTTGGAAGCCGCGAGCGCGACGGACGAACGGACGATAGCACAGTTGAGCGAGTCGACGGACCTCGACCCGGCGACGGTGACCGGCGCGGCGTTCGACCTCGAAGACGAGGGGTTGGTGACCGTCTCGGCGTCCGAATCGGTCTCCCACGAGGTGACCGAGGAGGGAGCGACCTACGCCGAGGCGGGACTACCCGAGGTTCGCCTCTACCGCGCCGCGCTCGCCGCCGGCGCCGACGATACCCCCGTCCCGATGGGGCAGGTCATCGGCGCGGCCGACCTCGACGGTCCCGAAGTCGACATCGCGCTGGCGAACTACGCCCGCAAGAGCTACGGCGACGTCGATTCGGGTGAGATCACCGCCGACCCGGACGCCGACCCGGACGCCGATCCGGAGGCGGCGGCGCTCGCGTCGCTTTCTTCCGGCGACGGCGAGGAGCCACACTCCTCGGGAAGCCGGCCGCAGGCCGTCGAGGAATCCGACGCCCTCGACGGACTCGTCCGGCGCGGCCTCGTCGACCGCCGGGAGCGGGCCGTCCGCTCGGTCACGCTCACCGACGCGGGTGTGACCGCGCTGATGGAGGGTGTCGAGACGGCGGAGACGGTCGACCGCCTCACGCCCGAGATGCTCACCTCCGGCGAGTGGCGCGACGCCGAGTTCTCGGCGTACAACGTCGAGGCCGACGCCCCCGAGGAGCGGGGTGGCTCGGTCCACATCCTCCGTCAGACCGCCGAACGCGTCAAGGAGACGCTCGTCGGCATGGGCTTTCGCGAGATGGAGGGTCCCCACGCCGACTCGGAGTTCTGGATCAACGACTGTCTGTTCATGCCCCAAGACCACCCGGCGCGGACCCACTGGGACCAGTTCGCGCTGGACGTGCCCCCGATGGAGTCGATTCCCGAAGACCTACTGGACCGGGTCCGTTCGGCCCACCTCGAGGGCGTCGGCGAGGACGGGCAGGGGTACCACTCGCCGTGGACCGAGGAGGTGGCCCGCGCGGTCGACCTCCGGGGCCACACCACCTCCCTGTCGATGCGCTACCTGTCGGGCACCGAAATCGGCGACCTCGAACCTCCCGAGCGCTTCTTCAGCGTCGAGAAGGTGTACCGCAACGACACGCTCGATCCGACGCACCTCTTGGAGTTCTTCCAGATCGAGGGCTGGGTGATGGCGGAGAACCTCTCGGTCCGGGACCTGATGGGTACCTTCGAGGAGTTCTACCGGCAGTTCGGCATCACCGATCTGGAGTTCAAACCCCACTACAACCCCTACACCGAACCCTCGTTCGAACTGTTCGGCACCCACCCCGAAACCGGGGAACTCATCGAAATCGGCAACAGCGGGATGTTCCGCGAGGAGGTGTTGCGACCGCTCGGTGTCGAGTGCGACGTGATGGCGTGGGGACTGGCGCTCGAACGACTCCTGATGCTCATGTACGGCTTCGACGACATCCGCGACGTGCACGGGACGCTCTGTGATCTGGACCTCCTGCGGACCACGGAGGTGTTGCACTGA
- a CDS encoding HAD family phosphatase produces MDAVLFDMDGVIVDTEEFWREREAEVILPTAVAAGDPKQSEIRGINYRETYDYLAERYEVAMGREAFLDLYESAAAELYESADLMPGFRDLLAALHDRGLQVAVVSSSPPSWIERVVERFDLDVDATVSTEDVDGPGKPEPDVYAAAAARLGVDPGDCVAVEDSPNGVRAATRAGIVTIAYGGDPEAATLADHEAADATALRAAFVGLGVLS; encoded by the coding sequence ATGGACGCGGTGCTCTTCGACATGGACGGCGTGATCGTCGACACCGAGGAGTTCTGGCGCGAGCGCGAGGCGGAAGTGATCCTCCCCACGGCGGTCGCGGCGGGCGACCCGAAGCAGTCCGAGATACGGGGGATCAACTACCGCGAAACCTACGACTACCTGGCCGAGCGCTACGAGGTGGCGATGGGGCGCGAGGCGTTTCTGGACCTCTACGAGTCGGCTGCGGCGGAGCTCTACGAGTCGGCCGACCTCATGCCGGGGTTCCGGGATCTACTCGCGGCGCTCCACGACCGCGGCCTGCAGGTCGCGGTCGTCTCCTCCAGTCCCCCGTCGTGGATCGAACGGGTGGTCGAGCGGTTCGACCTCGACGTGGACGCCACGGTGAGCACCGAGGACGTCGACGGTCCCGGCAAGCCGGAACCGGACGTGTACGCGGCCGCGGCAGCGCGACTGGGCGTCGATCCGGGCGACTGCGTCGCCGTCGAGGACTCCCCAAACGGCGTCCGGGCGGCGACGCGGGCCGGGATCGTAACTATCGCCTACGGCGGCGATCCCGAGGCGGCGACGTTGGCCGACCACGAGGCGGCCGACGCCACGGCGTTGCGGGCGGCGTTCGTCGGTCTCGGCGTCCTATCGTAG
- a CDS encoding DEAD/DEAH box helicase: MKVADAVPEFADAFDFEEFNAMQREALPVLVETDHNVVASAPTASGKTALAELAICKTLSEGGTALFVAPMRALTNEKESEWERFEEMGYSVYVVTGERDLNPRRARHADVLVMTPEKVDSATRKHDSRRYDFVTDVDCCVIDEVHLLDSERRGGVLEVTVSRLRRLCDPRFVALSATMPNVSDVAAWLDAPPEATFAFGDDYRPVDLQTGVKTYSHGENSFADKYRRLYRALDLAEPHVREDGQALVFVASRQDAVSAAAKTRDELAERDVPVGSRGDYDFHQDAKELSDDSLRKAVLDGVAFHHAGLSKADRDRIEAWFREGKIAVLFSTSTLAWGVNLPARCVIVRDTKYHDPLEGEVDISPLDLLQMLGRAGRPGYDDVGYGWVVCDRSDADRYRRLLREGTEIESHLASDLDAHLNAEIAMGTVDDLDDVLSWLETTFYYVRADSEPAAYDFENLRDRVRETLESLVDRGFVETREDLGIDPTPLGRLASKYYLRLSTARAFRDLAACDRIDAAAVLETVAAAAEFDSVSARQSEAEAVEAVLGREASGTSPEDGDADGPELDDGGRKVLAILRASTSDSVPADLRSDAWIIRRNALRLLAALREFLDRFSGPRAANLARRLEARIEHGVSRDAVSLTAVDGVGAGRASTLATGGHSRPADLVDAGATELTGAGLSEGVAERIVEAAADLPALRVSWDDLPDSIATGDSEMCELRIRNEGGGARVGVRVTVNGVEMHEKTTYLSDVTTVPVGVFGADAEELDFRVEVSFPELPVQPFVGGRTVRVA, from the coding sequence GTGAAGGTCGCCGACGCCGTTCCGGAGTTCGCCGACGCCTTCGACTTCGAGGAGTTCAACGCGATGCAACGCGAGGCGTTGCCGGTCCTCGTCGAGACGGACCACAACGTCGTCGCGTCGGCACCGACCGCCAGCGGCAAGACCGCACTGGCGGAACTCGCCATCTGCAAGACGCTGAGTGAGGGGGGGACCGCACTCTTCGTCGCCCCGATGCGCGCGCTCACCAACGAGAAGGAGAGCGAGTGGGAGCGCTTCGAGGAGATGGGCTACTCGGTGTACGTCGTCACCGGGGAGCGCGACCTGAACCCCCGGCGCGCCCGCCACGCGGACGTCCTCGTGATGACGCCCGAGAAGGTCGACTCCGCGACCCGCAAACACGACTCCCGGCGCTACGACTTCGTCACCGACGTGGACTGCTGTGTGATCGACGAGGTCCACCTCCTCGACTCGGAGCGCCGCGGGGGTGTCCTCGAGGTCACCGTCTCCCGACTCCGCCGGCTCTGTGACCCACGGTTCGTCGCACTCTCGGCCACGATGCCCAACGTCTCCGACGTGGCCGCGTGGCTCGACGCCCCGCCCGAGGCGACCTTCGCCTTCGGTGACGACTACCGCCCCGTCGACCTCCAGACGGGCGTGAAGACATACAGCCACGGCGAGAACTCCTTCGCCGACAAGTACCGCCGGCTCTACCGCGCGCTCGACCTGGCCGAACCCCACGTCCGCGAGGACGGGCAGGCACTCGTCTTCGTCGCCTCCAGACAGGACGCCGTCAGCGCCGCCGCCAAGACCCGGGACGAACTCGCCGAGCGAGACGTGCCGGTCGGCTCCCGGGGCGACTACGACTTCCACCAAGACGCCAAAGAACTGAGCGACGACAGCCTCCGCAAGGCCGTCCTCGACGGCGTCGCCTTCCACCACGCCGGGCTCTCGAAGGCCGACCGCGACCGGATCGAGGCGTGGTTCCGCGAGGGGAAGATAGCCGTCCTCTTCTCCACCTCGACGCTCGCGTGGGGCGTCAACCTCCCCGCCCGGTGTGTGATCGTTCGCGACACCAAGTACCACGACCCCTTGGAGGGTGAGGTGGACATCAGCCCCCTCGACCTCCTGCAGATGCTCGGGCGGGCCGGCCGTCCGGGGTACGACGACGTGGGCTACGGCTGGGTGGTGTGTGATCGCTCCGACGCCGACCGGTATCGGCGCCTCCTGCGCGAGGGGACCGAGATCGAGTCCCACCTCGCTTCGGATCTCGACGCCCACCTCAACGCCGAGATAGCGATGGGCACCGTCGACGACCTCGACGACGTGCTCTCGTGGCTAGAGACCACCTTCTACTACGTCCGCGCGGACTCGGAGCCGGCGGCCTACGACTTCGAGAACCTCCGTGACCGGGTTCGCGAGACGCTGGAGTCGCTGGTCGACCGCGGCTTCGTCGAGACCCGCGAGGACCTCGGCATCGATCCCACACCGCTCGGCCGTCTCGCCTCGAAGTACTACCTCCGCCTGTCGACCGCGCGGGCCTTCCGGGATTTGGCTGCCTGCGACCGGATCGACGCCGCTGCGGTCCTCGAAACCGTCGCCGCTGCCGCCGAGTTCGACTCCGTCTCCGCTCGCCAGTCCGAGGCCGAGGCGGTCGAGGCCGTTCTGGGGCGCGAGGCGTCGGGGACGTCACCGGAGGACGGCGACGCCGACGGCCCGGAGCTCGACGACGGCGGGCGGAAAGTTCTCGCCATCCTGCGGGCCAGCACTAGCGACTCCGTCCCCGCGGACCTGCGGAGCGACGCGTGGATCATCCGCCGGAACGCGCTCCGTCTGCTCGCCGCCCTTCGGGAGTTCCTCGACCGGTTCTCCGGTCCGCGGGCCGCCAACCTCGCTCGCCGCCTCGAAGCCCGGATCGAACACGGCGTCAGCCGCGACGCCGTCTCCCTCACCGCCGTCGACGGCGTCGGGGCCGGCCGCGCGAGCACGCTCGCGACCGGCGGTCACTCCCGCCCCGCGGACTTGGTCGACGCCGGCGCGACCGAACTGACTGGAGCGGGGCTCTCCGAGGGCGTCGCCGAGCGCATCGTCGAGGCGGCCGCCGACCTCCCGGCGCTCAGGGTGTCGTGGGACGACCTTCCCGACTCGATCGCCACCGGCGACAGCGAGATGTGCGAGCTCCGGATCCGCAACGAGGGCGGCGGCGCGCGTGTCGGCGTCCGCGTCACCGTCAACGGTGTCGAGATGCACGAGAAGACGACCTACCTCTCGGACGTGACGACCGTTCCGGTGGGTGTGTTCGGGGCGGACGCCGAGGAACTCGACTTCCGGGTGGAGGTGTCATTTCCGGAGTTGCCGGTGCAACCGTTCGTGGGAGGGCGGACGGTTCGGGTGGCGTAG
- a CDS encoding PAS domain S-box protein, whose protein sequence is MTGSGDLEPRRRLVEELNDIVAVVAVDATVTYVNAAVQQVLGYAPTELIGDAGTAYVHPDDRDTVTDAIEAVGTDREASRTVDCRLRRADGSWCWIEAILQNRTDDDVVDSILVTGRDITDRREREAELVTTKRRMQLALEGANLGIWDWDMQTGEVSRDELLTEMLGYTQAEMGDRMRGWERVVHPEDRERHDEALAEHISKRTPYYWCDHRLKTKSGSWKWVRTIGTVVERDADGDPTRAVGIHQDIDDRKRAELALEEERDMFKEGPAVVFRWEDAAGWPIEYVSKNVEEVLGYAPDELQSGEFRYIDIVHEEDRERVVREASDLESGAVDSITLTPYRVITASGDVRWVKEYTRTVESGGETPHLVGYLVDVTERKRRERELRQFKSAVERSAHAIYITDAEGRIEYVNPAFEEITGYSEQAAVGETPRILKSGEYDDDFYEEFWETITSGEQWEAEMIDERSDDERIVLNQTVAPITDDDGDVRKFVAVARDITERKDRERKLREREQKYRSLFEGTRDALMVFDRDGYLDCNERALELFGIGSVEEFREYTPWELSPPRQPNGEDSKVAALAHIETAFEEGEAFFEWTHQHSDGEEFPSEVKLSRFEYQGTPAIHALVRDISARKKRERELKESEEKYRSLFENTRDALMLLDRDGFIDCNERTLELFGVDSVDAFVGRAPWELSPPQQPDGTDSKAAALAHVETAFEEGEAFFEWTHQRVDGTTFPAEVKLSRFEYEGEPVLHALVRDVTARKEYERRLEEQRDNLDVLNRVLRHDIRNDLQVITGYVEILADECDDEEADAHFETIDETLDHAIGLTKVAREMADVMLSTDEASRPVDFRTVLENELGEIRSTYSEAVVSTETAVPRVTVEADDMLHSVFRNLLKNAIQHNDAETPRVTVSVTERDDTAVLRIADNGPGVPENQRENIFGKGEKGLDSQGTGIGLYLVDTLVENYGGEVGVEDSAAGGAAFVVELPTAE, encoded by the coding sequence ATGACGGGATCGGGGGATCTCGAGCCGCGTCGGAGACTCGTCGAGGAGTTGAACGACATCGTCGCCGTCGTCGCGGTCGACGCGACGGTAACGTACGTGAACGCCGCGGTGCAGCAGGTGCTCGGGTACGCACCGACGGAGTTGATCGGCGACGCTGGAACGGCGTACGTACACCCGGACGACCGGGATACCGTCACGGACGCGATCGAAGCGGTGGGAACCGATCGGGAGGCGTCCCGGACGGTCGACTGTCGACTCCGACGGGCCGACGGGTCATGGTGTTGGATCGAGGCGATCCTGCAGAACCGGACCGACGACGACGTGGTCGACAGCATTCTGGTGACGGGTCGTGACATCACCGACCGCAGGGAGCGCGAGGCGGAACTCGTCACGACCAAACGGCGCATGCAGCTGGCACTCGAAGGGGCGAACCTGGGGATCTGGGACTGGGACATGCAGACCGGCGAAGTGTCACGCGACGAACTGTTGACGGAGATGCTCGGCTACACGCAAGCCGAGATGGGCGATCGGATGCGTGGCTGGGAACGGGTGGTGCATCCGGAGGACAGGGAGCGACACGACGAGGCGCTCGCCGAGCACATCTCGAAGCGGACGCCGTACTACTGGTGTGATCACCGGCTGAAGACGAAATCGGGGAGCTGGAAGTGGGTGCGCACGATCGGAACGGTCGTCGAACGCGACGCGGACGGCGATCCGACACGGGCCGTGGGGATACACCAGGATATCGACGACCGGAAGCGCGCCGAGTTGGCGCTGGAGGAGGAGCGGGACATGTTCAAAGAGGGTCCAGCGGTCGTCTTCAGATGGGAAGACGCGGCGGGCTGGCCCATCGAGTACGTCTCGAAGAACGTCGAGGAAGTGCTCGGATACGCGCCGGACGAACTCCAGTCGGGAGAGTTCAGGTACATCGACATCGTCCACGAGGAAGACCGGGAACGGGTCGTTCGAGAGGCGAGCGACCTCGAGTCCGGGGCGGTCGACAGCATCACCCTCACTCCGTATCGGGTGATCACGGCGTCGGGCGACGTTCGATGGGTGAAAGAGTACACCAGAACGGTCGAAAGCGGGGGCGAGACTCCCCATCTCGTCGGCTATCTCGTCGACGTGACGGAACGCAAGCGTCGGGAACGCGAGCTACGGCAGTTCAAATCGGCCGTCGAACGGAGCGCCCACGCCATCTACATCACCGACGCCGAGGGCCGGATCGAGTACGTCAACCCGGCCTTCGAGGAGATCACCGGATACAGCGAGCAAGCGGCCGTCGGGGAGACGCCACGCATCCTCAAATCGGGAGAGTACGACGACGACTTCTACGAGGAGTTCTGGGAGACGATCACCTCCGGAGAGCAGTGGGAAGCGGAGATGATCGACGAGCGGTCGGACGACGAGCGGATCGTTCTCAACCAGACGGTCGCGCCGATTACCGACGACGACGGCGACGTCCGAAAGTTCGTCGCCGTGGCCCGGGACATCACCGAGCGCAAGGACCGGGAACGGAAGCTCAGGGAGCGGGAGCAGAAATATCGGAGCCTCTTCGAGGGCACGCGCGACGCGCTCATGGTGTTCGACCGCGACGGCTACCTCGACTGTAACGAACGGGCACTCGAACTGTTCGGTATCGGCTCCGTCGAAGAGTTCCGAGAGTACACGCCCTGGGAACTCTCTCCTCCACGACAACCGAACGGGGAGGACTCGAAAGTGGCGGCGCTGGCGCACATCGAGACGGCCTTCGAGGAGGGGGAAGCGTTCTTCGAGTGGACCCACCAGCACAGCGACGGGGAGGAGTTCCCGTCAGAAGTGAAGCTCAGCCGGTTCGAATACCAAGGGACGCCGGCGATACACGCGCTCGTCCGGGACATTTCGGCGCGGAAGAAACGGGAGCGGGAACTCAAGGAGAGCGAGGAGAAATACCGCAGCCTGTTCGAGAACACCCGCGACGCGCTCATGCTGCTCGACCGTGACGGGTTCATCGACTGCAACGAGCGGACGCTCGAGCTGTTCGGCGTCGATTCCGTGGACGCCTTCGTCGGTCGTGCGCCGTGGGAACTTTCCCCTCCACAGCAGCCGGACGGGACGGACTCGAAGGCGGCGGCGCTGGCACACGTCGAAACGGCCTTCGAGGAGGGGGAAGCGTTCTTCGAGTGGACACATCAACGCGTCGACGGCACGACGTTCCCTGCCGAGGTGAAGCTCAGCCGGTTCGAGTACGAGGGCGAGCCGGTGTTGCACGCGCTGGTTCGGGACGTGACCGCCCGAAAGGAGTACGAACGACGGTTGGAGGAGCAACGCGACAACCTCGACGTCCTCAACCGGGTACTTCGGCACGACATTCGCAACGACCTCCAGGTGATAACGGGCTACGTTGAGATCCTCGCCGACGAGTGTGACGACGAGGAGGCGGACGCCCACTTCGAGACGATCGACGAGACCCTCGATCACGCGATTGGACTCACGAAGGTAGCCCGCGAGATGGCCGACGTGATGCTCTCGACCGACGAGGCGTCACGACCCGTCGACTTTCGAACCGTCCTCGAGAACGAACTCGGCGAGATACGGTCGACGTACTCGGAAGCGGTCGTCAGCACCGAGACGGCCGTGCCACGGGTCACGGTCGAAGCCGACGATATGCTGCACTCCGTCTTCAGGAACCTCCTGAAAAACGCGATCCAGCACAACGATGCGGAGACACCGAGAGTGACCGTGTCGGTGACGGAGCGTGACGACACCGCCGTCCTTCGGATCGCCGATAACGGTCCGGGAGTCCCCGAGAACCAGCGAGAGAACATCTTCGGCAAGGGGGAGAAGGGCCTCGACAGCCAGGGAACTGGCATCGGCCTGTATCTGGTCGATACGCTCGTCGAGAACTACGGGGGCGAGGTCGGCGTCGAAGACAGCGCGGCCGGCGGAGCGGCGTTCGTCGTCGAACTACCGACAGCCGAGTGA
- the endA gene encoding tRNA-intron lyase — protein sequence MQGTFEVEEGVVRVGGDARQRFYDARGYGRPLDGNRIELAPVEAAHLLFRGDLDTVVTPADGGDADALDFRTFLVATDAALHFVVYKDLRDRGFYLSPARDGWVEDPHGADFVVYPRGKGPADDAVAHCVRVAGERETIAAAGLGDVTLAVVDEEGELTYFETGRPGPEGDAGADDETSRYDPPTGMAASLLADRAVVWEPPESLHDRGFYGQRLRGRDADGGPLQLSLVEAAYLARRDALSIAEPRVVERGRAVEGERFDRRLRAYAALRAAGSVPKSGFKFGADFRTYDGFTTVDEMGHSTRLIRVVAPDHTFLPRDLSLDVRLAGGVRKRMVFALTDVNEGIDWLSIDRLTP from the coding sequence ATGCAGGGGACCTTCGAGGTCGAGGAGGGCGTGGTCCGCGTCGGCGGCGACGCCCGCCAGCGCTTCTACGACGCCCGCGGCTACGGCCGTCCACTCGACGGCAACCGGATCGAACTCGCGCCGGTGGAGGCTGCACACCTCCTCTTCCGTGGCGACCTCGACACCGTGGTCACGCCTGCGGACGGTGGGGACGCCGACGCTCTCGATTTCCGGACCTTCCTCGTCGCCACCGACGCAGCCCTCCACTTCGTCGTCTACAAGGACCTCCGTGACCGGGGCTTCTACCTCTCGCCCGCCCGCGATGGTTGGGTTGAGGACCCCCACGGAGCGGACTTCGTGGTGTATCCACGCGGAAAGGGACCGGCGGACGACGCCGTCGCCCACTGCGTCCGCGTCGCCGGCGAGCGAGAGACCATCGCCGCGGCCGGCCTCGGCGACGTGACTCTCGCCGTCGTCGACGAGGAGGGAGAACTCACCTACTTCGAGACGGGCCGCCCCGGTCCCGAGGGCGACGCCGGCGCGGACGACGAAACGTCGCGGTACGACCCGCCGACCGGGATGGCGGCCTCGCTCCTCGCCGACCGGGCGGTAGTGTGGGAGCCGCCGGAATCACTCCACGACCGTGGGTTCTACGGCCAGCGGCTCCGGGGCCGCGACGCGGACGGCGGGCCGCTGCAACTGTCCTTGGTTGAGGCGGCGTATCTCGCCCGGCGGGACGCCCTCTCGATCGCCGAACCCCGCGTCGTCGAGCGCGGCCGTGCCGTCGAGGGAGAGCGGTTCGACCGGCGCCTCCGCGCGTACGCGGCGCTCCGGGCGGCGGGGAGCGTCCCGAAGAGCGGGTTCAAGTTCGGCGCGGATTTCCGCACCTACGACGGGTTCACGACTGTCGACGAGATGGGCCACTCGACGCGTCTGATCCGGGTCGTCGCGCCCGATCACACGTTCCTCCCTCGGGACCTCTCGCTCGACGTGCGCCTCGCCGGTGGGGTCCGGAAACGAATGGTTTTTGCGCTGACCGACGTGAACGAGGGGATAGACTGGCTCTCGATCGACCGACTCACGCCATAA